Proteins encoded in a region of the Euzebya tangerina genome:
- the rapZ gene encoding RNase adapter RapZ, with product MEHPDEPMDAAAQPTIAIITGLSGAGRTTAAKVLEDLGYFVIDNMPPQLLDSVVTLATGPGAEVSRIALVIDVRGRQFFGDLRQTVRSLEERGLSVRVLYLEASTQSLVQRYEAGRRVHPLAGEDRVIEGIAREREILAELRADADLVIDTTKLNVHQLRDKLTDAFGSPGDTVMVTNMVSFGFKHGTPRDADMMFDVRFLPNPHWVPELKPYTGLDEPVRDYVLGQPEAQEFLDHLLPLLDLMIPAFRREGKRYLTIAIGCTGGKHRSVALTERVAAHIRQDGQTVHVNHRDRLRE from the coding sequence GTGGAGCACCCAGACGAGCCCATGGACGCGGCCGCGCAGCCAACCATCGCCATCATCACCGGTCTCTCCGGCGCAGGACGAACCACGGCAGCCAAGGTCCTCGAGGACCTCGGCTACTTCGTCATCGACAACATGCCGCCCCAGCTGCTTGATTCCGTCGTCACACTGGCCACCGGACCCGGCGCCGAGGTCAGCCGGATCGCGCTGGTCATCGACGTCCGGGGCCGGCAGTTCTTCGGTGACCTCCGCCAGACCGTCCGCTCCTTGGAGGAGCGCGGCCTGAGCGTCCGGGTCCTGTACCTGGAGGCGTCGACCCAGAGCCTGGTCCAGCGCTACGAAGCCGGCCGGCGGGTGCATCCGCTGGCAGGCGAGGACCGCGTGATCGAGGGGATCGCAAGGGAGCGTGAGATCCTGGCCGAGCTCCGCGCCGACGCGGACCTGGTCATCGACACGACGAAGCTGAACGTCCACCAACTTCGGGACAAGCTGACCGACGCGTTCGGCTCGCCGGGCGACACCGTGATGGTCACCAACATGGTCTCGTTCGGCTTCAAGCACGGAACGCCTCGTGACGCCGACATGATGTTCGACGTCCGGTTCCTGCCGAACCCGCACTGGGTCCCCGAACTCAAGCCGTACACGGGCCTCGACGAGCCCGTTCGCGACTACGTGCTGGGTCAGCCGGAGGCCCAGGAGTTCCTGGATCACCTGCTCCCGCTGCTGGATCTGATGATCCCTGCCTTCCGTCGTGAGGGGAAGCGGTACCTCACCATCGCGATCGGCTGCACCGGCGGCAAGCACCGGTCCGTGGCCCTCACCGAACGGGTCGCGGCGCACATCCGGCAGGACGGGCAGACCGTCCACGTCAACCACCGTGACCGTCTGCGGGAGTAG
- a CDS encoding gluconeogenesis factor YvcK family protein, with protein MHGSFSHTADPRTSVVAIGGGHGLARTLEALVELGLHPDAVVTVADDGGSSGKLRSDHKIMALGDMRMALETLARTGPLATVFGHRFSAGQLEGHAVGNLILLALLEQGGGDVGTAVATAGRMLGCAGRVHPCTTSEVTLCARIDGTTVRGQVAIATTVGTIEEVWSDPGDVPAFRGARGAIEAAELILLGPGSLYTSVIPNLLVPEIAVAVEASTAPLVYVGNLTSQPGETAGMDLQAHVEALLRYLPGRRPVTVLAHDGPPAEGSGASLAPVVDHPRVRVVTGDLASRRPDGTVVAAHDSQRLANQLSQILTAARPSTA; from the coding sequence GTGCACGGCTCTTTCTCCCACACGGCGGATCCTCGCACCAGCGTGGTCGCGATCGGCGGCGGGCACGGCCTGGCGCGGACGCTGGAGGCACTGGTCGAGTTGGGACTGCACCCCGACGCGGTGGTCACCGTCGCGGACGATGGTGGCAGCAGCGGCAAGTTGCGGTCCGACCACAAGATCATGGCGCTCGGGGACATGCGGATGGCCCTCGAGACCCTGGCCCGGACCGGCCCCCTCGCCACCGTCTTCGGTCACCGCTTCTCCGCGGGCCAACTGGAGGGGCATGCTGTCGGCAACCTGATCCTCTTGGCGCTGCTCGAGCAGGGGGGTGGTGATGTCGGAACCGCGGTCGCCACCGCCGGCAGGATGCTCGGCTGTGCCGGGCGGGTTCACCCCTGCACCACCAGCGAGGTGACCCTCTGCGCCCGCATCGACGGGACGACGGTTCGGGGTCAGGTGGCGATCGCGACGACGGTCGGGACCATCGAAGAGGTCTGGTCCGATCCCGGGGACGTCCCTGCCTTCCGGGGCGCCCGTGGCGCCATCGAGGCGGCCGAGCTGATCCTGCTGGGGCCAGGGAGCCTGTACACCTCGGTCATCCCCAACCTCCTCGTGCCCGAGATCGCCGTGGCCGTCGAGGCCAGCACCGCTCCGCTGGTGTACGTCGGCAACCTCACCTCCCAACCGGGCGAGACCGCAGGCATGGACCTCCAGGCACACGTCGAGGCGCTGCTGCGCTACCTGCCGGGTCGACGACCCGTCACCGTCCTGGCCCACGACGGCCCACCAGCGGAGGGGTCGGGGGCCTCCCTGGCTCCGGTCGTCGACCACCCCCGGGTGCGCGTGGTGACCGGTGATCTGGCCAGCCGACGGCCTGATGGGACCGTCGTCGCCGCACACGACTCCCAGCGGCTGGCGAACCAGCTGTCGCAGATCTTGACCGCGGCACGACCCTCGACCGCCTGA